One part of the Musa acuminata AAA Group cultivar baxijiao chromosome BXJ1-5, Cavendish_Baxijiao_AAA, whole genome shotgun sequence genome encodes these proteins:
- the LOC135674152 gene encoding uncharacterized protein LOC135674152, whose product MLSGDKGGVSGATVRRWSLFKLVSFTLAIALLLWTMDALSVTATTSSLIAVTLSSLNVLSPPPTTAPARSAPNTRAVPRLRSWISVPATPNFTSTLVSWWLAPGGEPCGDSRTADIAVPDLDGGRTAELSCGQIHEFVLSALDDGGRPRCLGGDYFETDLSGPTWKSRPPVVDHGNGSYSLRLQVHPDFAGEYNLTVVLLFRSFEGLKLSPERFKFRRELRRFPIRFHRSNGTLPPLRLCHGVADLSKEVWSGRWTRHARNDSCGVDDEGRYRCLDPRTACPKPWCDGPLAALESNGWVYSAHCAFRIFTQDVAWKCLRNRWLFFWGDSNHVDTIRNMLNFVLGRPDVDSVPRRFDRKFTNPVNHSESVRITSIFNGHWNETSNYLGLHSLRNQGFRELLWGFFKGPTAPDVMVFNSGLHDGYHWRSIRAFADGAEYAARFWEEIVMRRRVRGNATDATPSALPRIFYRTTIATGGYARDLGYNPSKMEAFNGIFLEKLKDKGLITGGVIDEFDMTFPWHYDNRCNDGVHYGRKPAKMQWRDGEVGHQYFVDLMLVHVLLTAICNVG is encoded by the coding sequence ATGTTGTCTGGGGATAAAGGTGGTGTTAGTGGTGCCACCGTTCGCCGGTGGTCGCTGTTCAAGCTCGTCTCTTTCACCCTCGCCATCGCCCTCCTGCTCTGGACGATGGATGCCCTGTCCGTCaccgccaccacctcctccttgaTCGCCGTCACCCTTTCATCTTTGAACGTGCTGTCACCTCCTCCGACAACCGCGCCAGCCCGCTCTGCCCCGAATACCCGCGCTGTTCCGCGTCTCCGCAGCTGGATCTCGGTCCCTGCGACCCCCAACTTCACCTCGACCCTCGTGTCCTGGTGGTTGGCCCCCGGCGGGGAGCCCTGCGGAGATTCACGCACCGCCGACATCGCTGTTCCCGACCTCGACGGCGGTCGCACCGCGGAGCTCTCCTGCGGGCAGATCCACGAGTTTGTGCTCTCGGCGCTGGATGATGGCGGCCGGCCGCGCTGCCTTGGCGGGGACTACTTCGAGACCGACCTGTCCGGTCCCACTTGGAAATCACGCCCGCCTGTGGTCGACCACGGCAACGGTTCCTACTCCCTCAGACTCCAGGTCCATCCCGACTTCGCCGGCGAGTACAATCTCACCGTCGTCCTCCTTTTCCGCAGCTTTGAGGGGCTCAAACTCTCTCCGGAGCGGTTCAAGTTCCGCCGAGAGCTGAGGAGGTTTCCCATCAGATTCCACCGCAGCAACGGGACGCTGCCGCCGCTGCGTCTCTGCCATGGCGTTGCCGACCTATCGAAGGAGGTTTGGTCCGGCCGTTGGACGCGGCACGCCAGGAACGACAGCTGCGGCGTCGACGATGAGGGGCGGTACCGCTGCCTCGACCCGCGCACGGCGTGCCCGAAGCCGTGGTGCGACGGCCCACTGGCCGCGCTCGAAAGCAACGGCTGGGTCTACTCCGCCCATTGCGCCTTCAGGATCTTCACCCAGGACGTGGCCTGGAAATGCCTGCGCAACCGGTGGCTCTTCTTCTGGGGCGACTCCAATCACGTCGACACCATCCGCAACATGCTCAATTTCGTGCTGGGACGGCCGGACGTCGACTCCGTCCCTCGTCGCTTCGACAGGAAGTTCACGAACCCGGTGAACCACTCGGAATCTGTGCGGATCACCAGCATCTTCAATGGGCATTGGAACGAGACGTCAAATTACCTGGGCTTGCACTCCCTTCGGAACCAGGGATTCAGGGAACTGCTGTGGGGGTTCTTCAAGGGGCCAACGGCTCCGGACGTGATGGTCTTCAACTCCGGGTTGCACGACGGCTACCACTGGAGGAGCATCCGTGCCTTCGCAGACGGGGCGGAGTACGCGGCTAGGTTCTGGGAGGAAATAGTAATGCGGCGGCGAGTGAGGGGTAATGCCACTGACGCGACGCCGTCGGCCCTGCCCAGGATATTCTACCGGACGACCATTGCAACGGGAGGCTACGCCAGGGACTTGGGCTACAACCCCAGCAAGATGGAGGCCTTCAATGGCATCTTCCTGGAGAAGCTCAAGGATAAAGGGCTGATCACGGGAGGGGTGATCGACGAGTTCGACATGACTTTCCCCTGGCACTACGACAATCGATGCAACGACGGCGTGCATTACGGCCGCAAGCCGGCGAAGATGCAGTGGCGGGACGGGGAGGTGGGGCACCAATATTTTGTGGACTTGATGCTGGTCCATGTCCTCCTCACCGCAATATGCAACGTGGGGTAG